TTTGATGGCGACGTCAATGCATACCGAGAACCGCGGCGATATCTGTCATGCTGACGACTGATGACTGTCAGCTGGTGAGCCCCGTTGGcgataacgtcaatttcacgtagcaaccaacattcaagtaccaaatttaaattttatttgccaaAATTAATCGAATCAATTCCCTTTACtcgcaatacaaaaatgcccccgacttgcatttgcaatgccgatttccccaatgcCCCCTCCTTGGTTTTTGAAGTCTGTTGTTTCAtatcatatattattttattcattttcaatgTAATGAATTGTAATGGAGTGCCCAAaatgattgatgcaaaactctcGTAAATCTATCAGAAAATGGATGATTGTGAGCAAAAGAGGAAGCtagtatttttgatttcaaccAAGCAGAACAAGGTATTTCCGTTTAGATAGCGGGTGATATTTgtcaattgtttgatgattagtcccgtgacatatattattttattcaatgtaaaaaacatATACGGAGTAtcaaaatcgattgacgcaaaaatctcatcagttCACCACgaaatgattgagcaataaaggtttgaaattggatatttttcacgatgcgatcgattttcgttttttaatttgtacccccTATATTTcctccgaaagacgtaatcctacgttaaaaataTCACCATAGAGCTGCATGGCAGAAAcgatgaaaatctaaacacctCCAAGTCGAGTGAAAATCGCCTACTGCGGTACTTCACCAGATTGTACACAGCGCCAGAGGTGCGCTTCACTGGGCTTGATTTAATAGGGGAACCCAATGagatacatatagaggtggagcagtaggcgaagtgtatctgtattggcaagcagaatatcgtgtcgtaattatttgcattcaatatggaatgtatatggaagaaacaaaacaatgttgaaagtagttacgattgcatgataatttgaagtaaaattctcatgaaatcattcaactggttgttttttaacagatgacaactatatcgtggcttatttcgattattcatgtggtaaaaaggtccagagagcagtcgtatgcttagttcctgaaagcagtaacattttcggtgaaattttgattaattggcgattattatctcacaacatacacatcgacactgagagccttcggaacatcaacttcataacggttaaaataatgaaacttcgtttgtttctatgaacgtgaaGGAGTGAAAATGgaacatggaaatatcacttttatccgtatttttcgacgtgattccacaaatattcacttcacgctatcacattagcctcatattcaacgggagctctacaaaaatgtacatttttcattgataTATTACTtcatgaaaatagcattttcacatggatgcggtgagcaatcaaagataaacaccaCGACTGACGTcattatttgcgaaatagttttggcagcgcatgctatgtcgctcgaaactcaaccatcttcattaccttttttccaggacattgaggGGAACCCATGCTACAATAAATCCCTTGCCTACTCTGGCTTGGAGATAGTGTTGAAAcgcgtgaccggaataaatcgccacagtaaacaactgcaacagaaacaaccacttagaaaaagtgtagtaggctagaaatatttggcgcgggaaaaacatcatgtttctattataaatttattctcttgttctcgtttttcgaaatttattctgaggacaatgtaatttttggcgaggataaggaatcgaggcggcccaagccgccaagatgacgtaATCCGAGtacaccgccgacccgccgtcggaagcggcggtgtctcgcacgcaaacctgggatccactgattgcccggttagtttgaaacataggatacgatcctttagaaatgtccgaccgagctctagcgagcgtcggacggtatacgtctgcccggggcgttacgtttgcctggggcgataagtttgcccggttaattcttgttttgaaatacaataccgcgccacaatatttatagcctactacactttttatgagtggtggtttctgttgcagtcgttttcttcTGCGCTTTATTCCGGGAATCGTTGAAACGATGGgttcatttttgtgatttctATGTTCTGGTATCAAAGATGTTAATTATGTTCTtgtaatataaataaaacataCTCTTAAGACATTGAGTGGAATGATTTATTCAACtaaaatttgcaaaaataaCATATTACACGGGGAAAAGAAGTAAAGTTTAACTGTAATATATTAGCCACGGTTCGCCACAAGATCTTCCGGGTTGAACATACCCTGTGAAATAAATGTATTAATTTTCTAGATTCAAAACGAACGAAACCAATAATCACCTTCGCACGTCTCAGGATTGAATCCTTGCTGGCATCATACGGATGATCCTTCGAAGGAATTTCCAGCACAGCTGGAGTAGGTGAGGTGTGGGCATCGATAACGTGCCGAATCATTTCGGCGTAATTCTGATTAATCAGAATTATATCGATGTCATCACGTTTGATGAAACGCTTGAAGCAATCCTCGATCTCGCCGACGGCAGTGTCTGTTTTGTTTGGTGAAAGAATTAAACCGATAAATAAGGAGCTTAAAAGACAGTTTTCTGCATCTGTGTTACTTACTTTTATCGACAACCATGAAGTTGGGGTGACGATTTTTGTTGATTTCACCGATACCACCGAGCAAGAAACCAACACATGTATCCTGAAATTCAAATGAAGGAACATAATAAATCCGTAAAATGCAtaactattcaaaaaaaaaaacatgtcatctGAAAATAATCAGTTGTAATTCCCGAGATTTTGAATTCCTCCGGATTTATACGGTCGAGACGAGCTTATCTCCACTCACCTCGTCTCCAATAACGGAAATGAGCTTCCCCTTAACTGCTGATAGTAATGCCATTTGTACGATTGTGTTTTGCTTGAATGCAGAAAgtagaaaatattgatttttgataaATTCTTTTAAAACAG
The Toxorhynchites rutilus septentrionalis strain SRP chromosome 2, ASM2978413v1, whole genome shotgun sequence genome window above contains:
- the LOC129768939 gene encoding V-type proton ATPase subunit F; this encodes MALLSAVKGKLISVIGDEDTCVGFLLGGIGEINKNRHPNFMVVDKNTAVGEIEDCFKRFIKRDDIDIILINQNYAEMIRHVIDAHTSPTPAVLEIPSKDHPYDASKDSILRRAKGMFNPEDLVANRG